A stretch of the Streptococcus oralis genome encodes the following:
- the pfkA gene encoding 6-phosphofructokinase yields MKRIAVLTSGGDAPGMNAAIRAVVRQAISEGMEVFGIYDGYAGMVAGEIYPLDAASVGDIISRGGTFLHSARYPEFAQLEGQLKGIEQLKKHGIEGVVVIGGDGSYHGAMRLTEHGFPAIGLPGTIDNDIVGTDFTIGFDTAVTTAMDAIDKIRDTSSSHRRTFVVEVMGRNAGDIALWAGIATGADEIIVPEEGFKFEDIVASIKAGYEHGKKHNIIVLAEGVMSAAEFGQKLKEAGDTSDLRVTELGHIQRGGSPTARDRVLASRMGAHAVKLLKQGIGGVAVGIRNEKMVENPILGTAEEGALFSLTADGKIVVNNPHKADLELSDLNKSLS; encoded by the coding sequence TTTGACCAGTGGTGGAGACGCCCCTGGTATGAATGCTGCCATCCGTGCAGTAGTTCGCCAAGCAATCTCAGAAGGAATGGAAGTTTTTGGTATCTATGATGGATACGCAGGTATGGTTGCCGGTGAAATTTATCCACTTGATGCTGCTTCAGTAGGAGACATCATTTCACGTGGTGGTACTTTCCTTCATTCTGCTCGTTACCCTGAGTTTGCACAACTTGAAGGCCAACTTAAAGGGATTGAGCAATTGAAAAAACACGGTATCGAAGGAGTCGTAGTTATCGGTGGTGATGGTTCTTATCATGGAGCTATGCGCTTGACTGAGCATGGATTCCCTGCTATTGGACTTCCAGGTACAATCGATAACGATATCGTAGGTACTGACTTTACAATCGGATTTGATACTGCAGTAACGACTGCAATGGATGCGATTGATAAGATTCGTGATACATCATCAAGTCACCGTCGTACTTTCGTTGTTGAAGTAATGGGACGTAACGCTGGTGATATCGCTCTTTGGGCAGGTATCGCAACTGGTGCTGACGAAATTATCGTCCCTGAAGAAGGTTTCAAATTTGAAGACATCGTAGCAAGCATCAAAGCTGGATATGAACACGGTAAGAAACACAATATTATCGTTTTGGCAGAAGGTGTCATGTCAGCAGCTGAATTTGGTCAAAAACTAAAAGAAGCTGGCGATACAAGTGATCTTCGTGTAACTGAACTCGGACACATCCAACGTGGTGGATCACCAACCGCTCGTGACCGAGTATTGGCATCACGCATGGGTGCACACGCTGTTAAACTCCTTAAACAAGGAATCGGTGGTGTCGCTGTTGGTATCCGTAACGAGAAAATGGTAGAGAATCCAATTCTTGGAACAGCAGAAGAAGGAGCTTTGTTTAGCTTAACAGCGGATGGTAAGATCGTTGTTAACAACCCTCATAAAGCTGATCTTGAACTTTCTGATTTGAACAAGAGCTTGTCCTAA